A DNA window from Helicobacter sp. 11S03491-1 contains the following coding sequences:
- a CDS encoding TolC family protein: MRYLSLFILAILPIYSLSADDLQTPKNVKQTLNAITDNDNEINIASVLQKSQEIQGNNQHIIGLNELLKGVDTNYLLQSKVLSMQQAKKNHTIAQVSFLPTLNLDYTFQNNNRDTQMYSNYNTQTLNAKLNLDVFNGFSTINTVKEKSATYRSSIADMEYTKQNLYLQVIQQYYQYFSNVSQLVSLQRKLEQIDSNVQRVSKLYDQGLTTIDDLESLKAQGSLSQYQISDIKLSIEQNKLMLEYLTNLNFDKLKRDQIATPAYEVKERKDLTSLREQINAQVYQNKQLNYYPTVSLFDNYSYNIQLPAYIMANPILAPTFPKGQNLAGVTISLSLFNDVGIALQKQYLRLGQLANEKNLAYKENEQKKDEKLYRKSLEIAKAKIASSEASLKSATISYQNIKKKYDAQLVNFTDYLQALSTKFDAEATYNESLNNYELQKANYIFYSGQKIQDYIQ; the protein is encoded by the coding sequence ATGAGATATCTCAGTTTGTTTATTTTGGCTATTTTGCCTATATATAGCTTATCTGCGGATGATTTACAGACCCCAAAAAATGTAAAACAGACATTAAATGCAATTACAGATAATGATAATGAAATCAATATAGCCTCAGTGCTTCAAAAATCACAAGAAATACAAGGAAACAATCAACATATTATCGGGCTAAATGAACTTTTAAAAGGTGTGGATACAAATTATCTCCTTCAATCAAAAGTTTTAAGCATGCAACAAGCTAAAAAAAATCACACCATAGCTCAAGTCTCATTTTTACCTACTCTTAACCTGGATTATACATTCCAAAACAACAACAGAGACACTCAAATGTATAGCAATTACAATACACAAACTTTAAATGCAAAACTTAATCTGGATGTTTTCAATGGGTTTAGCACCATCAATACCGTTAAAGAAAAATCTGCAACCTATCGCTCAAGCATAGCTGATATGGAATACACCAAACAAAATCTTTATTTGCAAGTTATCCAACAATATTATCAGTATTTCAGCAACGTTTCCCAACTGGTTTCTCTACAAAGAAAACTTGAACAAATTGATTCTAATGTTCAAAGAGTTTCAAAGCTTTATGATCAGGGACTAACAACCATTGACGATCTTGAATCTCTAAAAGCGCAAGGATCTCTTAGTCAATATCAAATCTCTGATATTAAACTCTCCATTGAACAAAATAAGCTTATGCTTGAATACCTGACAAACCTTAATTTTGATAAACTCAAAAGAGATCAAATAGCTACACCTGCTTATGAAGTCAAAGAACGCAAAGATTTGACCTCCTTGAGAGAACAAATCAATGCCCAAGTTTATCAAAACAAGCAATTAAATTACTACCCCACTGTTTCTTTGTTTGATAATTATAGCTACAACATTCAATTACCTGCCTATATCATGGCCAACCCAATTCTGGCTCCCACCTTTCCAAAGGGACAAAATCTTGCAGGAGTAACTATCAGCTTGAGTCTTTTTAATGATGTTGGCATCGCCTTGCAAAAACAATACCTCAGATTGGGGCAATTAGCTAATGAAAAAAATCTTGCTTATAAAGAAAATGAACAAAAAAAAGATGAAAAGCTTTATCGAAAATCCCTGGAAATTGCCAAAGCAAAAATCGCTTCTTCTGAGGCAAGTTTAAAATCAGCGACTATTTCTTATCAAAATATCAAAAAAAAATATGACGCTCAATTGGTGAATTTCACAGACTATCTACAAGCTTTGAGCACAAAATTTGATGCAGAAGCGACTTATAATGAAAGCTTAAATAATTACGAATTACAAAAAGCTAATTATATTTTTTATAGTGGTCAAAAAATACAAGACTACATTCAATAA